One part of the Paraglaciecola sp. L3A3 genome encodes these proteins:
- a CDS encoding DUF3750 domain-containing protein, whose protein sequence is MYKLASLLLFLCLFNSCANNDWRTASRAPAGIAANPATEKQAVIEFYAADAFSWRGWFAVHTWFAIKEQNAEQYSVYEVVGWRVNRGLPALHQYLTATPDRYWFGAKPEIILSIKGEKAAQLIPKIKQAITRYPWADEYTVIPGPNSNTFPNWIGLQVPELGLKMPFNAIGSGYAD, encoded by the coding sequence ATGTACAAACTAGCTTCACTTTTACTTTTTTTATGTCTTTTTAACAGCTGTGCTAACAATGATTGGCGAACTGCATCACGAGCCCCTGCAGGTATTGCGGCCAATCCTGCAACCGAAAAACAAGCTGTGATTGAGTTTTATGCAGCCGATGCCTTTAGCTGGCGAGGCTGGTTTGCTGTACATACTTGGTTTGCCATAAAAGAACAAAATGCTGAACAATATTCGGTATACGAAGTAGTCGGCTGGCGTGTAAATAGAGGTTTACCTGCATTACACCAATACTTAACCGCCACACCAGACAGATACTGGTTTGGTGCCAAGCCTGAAATTATATTATCGATAAAAGGTGAAAAAGCAGCCCAGCTTATTCCCAAAATTAAACAGGCAATAACCCGTTACCCATGGGCTGACGAATACACAGTAATACCAGGACCTAACAGCAACACATTTCCCAATTGGATAGGGTTACAAGTACCTGAATTAGGCTTAAAGATGCCGTTTAATGCTATAGGTAGTGGGTATGCGGATTAA
- a CDS encoding DNA-3-methyladenine glycosylase I, translated as MPDTYLDEDKKVRCTWCQSTEDYVHYHDNEWGYPVTDDQRLFEKICLEGFQSGLSWLTILIKRENFRVAFANFDYNQVAEFTDQDVERLMQDAGIVRHRGKITATINNAKQVQELITEFGSLAHYFWQFEPKRDENIAPEFMATCEESIALSKDLKKRGWKFVGPTTMYAFMQAMGMVNDHAQQCDFRIKAKQLRQELIRP; from the coding sequence ATGCCTGATACTTACCTAGACGAAGATAAAAAAGTAAGGTGCACATGGTGCCAATCCACAGAAGATTACGTGCATTACCATGACAACGAATGGGGCTACCCCGTTACCGATGACCAAAGATTATTTGAGAAAATCTGTCTAGAAGGATTTCAATCAGGCCTAAGTTGGCTCACTATTTTAATCAAGCGAGAAAATTTTAGAGTCGCTTTTGCCAATTTTGATTATAACCAAGTGGCTGAATTTACCGACCAAGACGTTGAGCGTTTAATGCAAGACGCTGGCATAGTTCGTCACCGAGGTAAAATTACCGCCACCATCAATAATGCCAAACAGGTACAAGAACTCATTACTGAATTCGGCTCACTGGCCCATTATTTTTGGCAATTCGAACCCAAACGAGATGAAAACATAGCACCAGAATTTATGGCCACTTGTGAAGAGTCAATTGCCCTATCTAAAGACTTAAAAAAACGCGGCTGGAAATTTGTTGGCCCTACCACCATGTACGCTTTTATGCAGGCTATGGGAATGGTTAATGATCACGCCCAGCAGTGTGACTTCAGAATAAAAGCTAAGCAATTAAGGCAAGAGCTTATTAGGCCCTAG
- the eutC gene encoding ethanolamine ammonia-lyase subunit EutC, producing the protein MGKLSDQQQLKIAPLVIENSWQKLKQFTSARIALGRSGNSIPTIEQLSFQLDHARAIDAVHKALDVEKLVQQLSQSKILREAIGALPIVVSSKAQNRMIYLQRPDLGRQLSEVSRQSLIDIRAENSKEYDLAIVIADGLSSTAIQTHALPVIEKVVEKLVIAEKYDWSIAPITIITQGRVASGDDVGECLKAKITIILIGERPGLTSPDSMGMYMTWAPKRGAKDSSRNCISNIRPAGLNYEQASDKAVYLLRESIKLQISGITLKDRSQGSDHQFEVLEPSSTKNFLLSSKR; encoded by the coding sequence ATGGGTAAACTCTCTGATCAACAGCAACTCAAAATTGCCCCACTGGTGATTGAAAATTCGTGGCAAAAGCTTAAACAATTTACTTCTGCCCGCATTGCATTAGGGCGCTCAGGAAACAGCATTCCAACCATTGAACAACTGAGTTTTCAACTTGATCATGCCCGGGCTATTGACGCCGTTCATAAGGCGTTAGATGTTGAAAAACTGGTTCAGCAGTTATCTCAGTCAAAAATATTGCGCGAAGCTATTGGCGCTTTGCCTATAGTCGTCAGCAGTAAAGCTCAAAATAGAATGATTTATCTGCAAAGGCCAGACTTGGGGCGTCAGCTTAGTGAGGTATCCAGGCAGTCACTGATTGATATCAGGGCAGAGAATAGCAAAGAGTATGATTTAGCCATTGTTATCGCTGATGGTCTTTCTTCCACAGCCATTCAGACACATGCACTACCAGTGATAGAAAAGGTGGTTGAAAAGTTAGTGATTGCTGAAAAGTATGACTGGTCTATTGCGCCTATAACTATTATCACCCAAGGCCGAGTGGCTTCAGGTGATGATGTGGGCGAGTGTCTTAAAGCGAAAATCACCATAATCCTCATAGGTGAGCGACCCGGATTAACGTCTCCTGATAGTATGGGCATGTATATGACATGGGCTCCTAAACGTGGTGCAAAAGATTCCAGCCGAAACTGTATTTCAAATATTCGCCCTGCGGGGCTAAATTATGAGCAAGCAAGTGACAAAGCCGTATACCTTTTGCGTGAGTCCATCAAGTTACAGATATCCGGTATCACCCTTAAAGATCGCTCACAAGGCAGTGACCACCAGTTCGAGGTACTAGAGCCAAGTTCAACGAAAAATTTTCTTCTCTCTTCTAAAAGATAA
- a CDS encoding ethanolamine ammonia-lyase subunit EutB, translating into MTATYRWQQGDKVYLFHSLAELMAKATPERSGDALAGVSAKTAEERVVAQMTLADLPLKTFLNEALIPYESDEITRLIIDTHDKEAFSLVSHMTVGDFRNWLLSEAADTATLAKLQLGITPEMVAAVSKIMRNQDLILVAQKCRVVTAFRNTIGLAGRLSTRLQPNHPTDSLDGIAASIFDGLMYGNGDAVIGINPATDNVPQTIKLLSLLDEVIQRYQIPTQSCILTHVTNTIEAIEKGAPVDLVFQSIGGTQGTNETFGVNLSILKEAQQAALSLNRGSIGNNLMYFETGQGTALSANAYFGVDQQTCEARAYAVARQFDPLLVNTVVGFIGPEYLFDGKQIIRAGLEDHFCGKLLGLPMGCDICYTNHAYADQNDMDNLLTLLGVAGCSFIMGIPGSDDIMLNYQTTSFHDALYARKALGLKPAPEFEDWLTKMQIFSDVSQVQLNSELAKPFSAVLALLDKG; encoded by the coding sequence ATGACTGCAACCTACCGCTGGCAGCAGGGAGACAAAGTATACCTCTTCCACTCATTAGCTGAATTGATGGCAAAAGCCACCCCAGAGCGCTCTGGTGATGCATTAGCAGGAGTCAGCGCCAAAACGGCTGAAGAACGAGTCGTTGCGCAGATGACCTTAGCTGATTTACCTTTAAAAACCTTCCTCAATGAGGCGTTGATACCCTACGAATCTGACGAAATAACCCGACTTATTATTGATACTCATGACAAAGAAGCCTTTTCTCTCGTGTCGCATATGACAGTGGGAGATTTTCGTAACTGGCTACTTAGCGAGGCCGCTGACACTGCAACGTTGGCAAAACTGCAGCTTGGAATTACCCCTGAAATGGTTGCTGCAGTAAGTAAGATCATGCGTAATCAAGACCTGATCTTGGTTGCACAGAAATGCCGCGTGGTAACAGCATTTAGAAATACTATAGGTCTAGCGGGTAGACTCTCTACACGTTTACAACCCAATCATCCTACTGACTCTTTAGATGGCATTGCTGCCTCTATATTTGATGGCCTGATGTACGGTAATGGTGATGCGGTAATCGGAATTAACCCCGCTACAGATAACGTACCACAGACCATCAAGCTGTTATCTCTTCTAGATGAGGTGATCCAGCGTTATCAAATCCCAACTCAATCTTGCATACTGACTCATGTGACTAACACCATTGAAGCGATTGAAAAAGGCGCACCTGTTGACCTTGTTTTTCAATCCATTGGTGGTACTCAAGGTACCAATGAAACCTTTGGAGTTAATCTATCGATACTAAAAGAAGCACAGCAAGCTGCTCTTTCTCTGAACAGAGGCAGTATTGGTAATAACCTTATGTACTTTGAGACTGGGCAAGGAACCGCGCTGTCTGCCAATGCCTATTTCGGTGTTGACCAGCAAACGTGTGAGGCCAGAGCATATGCCGTTGCTCGCCAGTTTGATCCGTTACTGGTAAATACAGTGGTTGGATTTATCGGCCCAGAATACCTGTTCGATGGTAAGCAGATAATACGTGCCGGACTAGAAGACCATTTCTGCGGAAAATTACTTGGACTGCCTATGGGCTGTGATATCTGTTACACCAATCACGCCTATGCAGATCAAAATGATATGGATAACCTGCTGACGCTATTGGGAGTGGCTGGTTGCTCTTTTATTATGGGGATCCCAGGTTCCGATGATATTATGCTTAATTATCAGACCACGTCATTCCATGATGCACTCTATGCGCGTAAGGCCTTAGGCTTAAAACCTGCTCCTGAGTTTGAAGACTGGCTTACCAAAATGCAGATATTTAGTGATGTTTCTCAGGTACAGCTAAACTCTGAGCTAGCCAAACCATTCAGCGCTGTTCTTGCGTTGCTAGATAAAGGGTGA
- a CDS encoding TRAP transporter substrate-binding protein, giving the protein MNSRRKFLTTAAALTAGTVLAPAKTFAADPKIKWRMQTYAGPSLAEHVVKPAIEAFNRIAGEEMQIELYFADQLVPTGELFRAMQKGIIDAVQSDDDSMASPTEVTTFGGYFPFGSRYSLDVPVLFNQYGLDKIWKDEYAKVGVKHISAGAWDPCHFATKKPIKSLSDLKGLRVFTFPTAGRFMAKYGVVPVSLPWEDVEVALQTGELDGIAWSGITEDYTVGWSKVTDYFLTNNISGAWIGHFFANMERYNELPEHLKELLALCMETSHYYRQWWYWGGEAKLRVEGPDMKLTTIPDEEWAQVEADARVFWDEIAKESPTKAKIVDIFKKYNADMEKAGRPYRYS; this is encoded by the coding sequence ATGAACTCAAGACGTAAGTTTTTAACAACCGCAGCAGCGCTGACCGCTGGCACTGTGCTGGCACCTGCAAAAACTTTTGCAGCTGACCCTAAGATTAAATGGCGCATGCAAACCTATGCAGGCCCCTCACTTGCAGAGCATGTTGTTAAACCTGCTATCGAGGCATTTAACCGAATTGCTGGTGAAGAAATGCAGATCGAGCTTTATTTTGCTGATCAGTTAGTACCCACAGGTGAATTATTCCGTGCCATGCAAAAAGGAATTATTGATGCTGTACAATCGGATGATGACTCTATGGCATCTCCCACAGAAGTCACAACATTCGGTGGCTATTTTCCTTTTGGTAGCCGTTATTCACTAGACGTACCTGTATTATTTAACCAATACGGTCTAGATAAAATCTGGAAAGATGAATACGCAAAAGTAGGGGTAAAACATATTTCTGCCGGTGCATGGGATCCATGTCACTTTGCCACTAAAAAGCCGATAAAAAGTTTAAGTGACTTAAAAGGATTAAGAGTATTCACTTTCCCTACTGCGGGCCGTTTTATGGCTAAGTACGGTGTCGTACCTGTGTCTCTTCCTTGGGAAGATGTAGAAGTCGCCCTACAGACTGGAGAACTAGATGGTATAGCGTGGTCAGGTATAACCGAAGATTACACTGTTGGCTGGTCTAAAGTGACGGATTATTTTCTAACAAATAATATCTCTGGAGCATGGATTGGACACTTTTTTGCCAATATGGAGCGCTACAATGAACTGCCAGAACACCTTAAAGAATTACTAGCACTATGTATGGAAACGTCGCACTACTATCGTCAGTGGTGGTACTGGGGCGGAGAAGCAAAACTACGTGTTGAAGGCCCCGATATGAAGCTAACCACTATTCCAGACGAAGAGTGGGCACAAGTTGAAGCAGATGCTCGTGTCTTTTGGGACGAGATTGCCAAAGAATCTCCAACCAAAGCAAAAATTGTTGATATATTCAAAAAATACAACGCTGACATGGAAAAAGCGGGCAGACCTTACCGCTACAGCTAA
- a CDS encoding TRAP transporter large permease subunit, whose translation MSYGMIATLMFVSMALLMASGQRVFAAIGAVASVAAIFLWGTGGAEIPFTAAMKLMNWYPMLTLPMFIFMGYVLSESKIADDLYKMFHVWMGPMPGGLAIGTIGLMVLVSAMNGLSVAGMAIGATIALPELLKRGYNKKMVTGVIQAGSSLGILVPPSVVLVLYAMIARQPVGQLWLAGIVPGLIMAVMFIIYIVICCRLNPSWGPVLPKEERNVSKAEKLRLLGAGILPLGIFAVMMVPFVNGWTSLVESSAIGAMAAFLAAIFKKRMTKVVFENSVRNTLGISCMFMWIILAALGFGAIFDGLGAVKAIANLFTDQLGLSPWTILILMQLSFLVMGTFLDDTAMLVIVAPLFVPLVHALGFDLIWYGVLYTITCQIAYMTPPFGYNLFLMRAMAPPEISLRDIYSSIGPFVGIMLLALILIMAFPQIALWLPNYVYG comes from the coding sequence ATGAGCTATGGAATGATCGCAACTCTCATGTTCGTGTCTATGGCATTGTTGATGGCATCAGGTCAACGCGTATTTGCAGCAATAGGCGCTGTTGCGTCAGTGGCTGCCATTTTTTTATGGGGAACTGGCGGTGCAGAAATACCTTTTACCGCAGCGATGAAGTTGATGAATTGGTATCCGATGCTGACCTTACCCATGTTTATTTTTATGGGCTATGTTCTGTCAGAATCCAAGATTGCCGATGACCTATATAAAATGTTTCATGTATGGATGGGGCCTATGCCAGGCGGCCTTGCCATAGGCACCATAGGTCTTATGGTACTGGTATCAGCAATGAACGGACTGTCTGTTGCAGGCATGGCGATTGGTGCCACCATTGCTCTACCAGAACTGCTTAAGCGAGGGTATAACAAGAAGATGGTTACCGGCGTAATCCAAGCTGGTTCCTCCCTTGGTATTTTAGTTCCTCCTTCAGTGGTACTAGTTCTGTACGCCATGATCGCTCGCCAGCCGGTGGGTCAACTTTGGCTCGCTGGTATTGTTCCAGGGCTGATTATGGCCGTCATGTTTATTATTTATATTGTCATCTGCTGTCGTCTTAATCCTTCTTGGGGACCAGTACTACCTAAAGAGGAGCGCAATGTCTCTAAGGCTGAAAAACTACGCTTACTTGGCGCGGGAATTCTGCCACTTGGAATTTTTGCAGTAATGATGGTGCCTTTTGTTAATGGCTGGACGAGCTTAGTCGAAAGCTCAGCAATTGGCGCTATGGCTGCATTTTTAGCTGCAATTTTTAAAAAGCGCATGACTAAAGTCGTATTTGAGAATTCTGTGCGTAACACGCTTGGTATCTCTTGTATGTTTATGTGGATTATTCTCGCCGCATTAGGTTTTGGGGCAATATTCGATGGACTTGGCGCAGTCAAAGCAATCGCTAACTTGTTTACTGACCAGTTAGGCCTAAGCCCATGGACCATACTTATTTTAATGCAGTTATCTTTTTTAGTGATGGGAACTTTCTTAGATGATACGGCTATGCTGGTTATTGTTGCGCCTCTCTTTGTGCCGCTAGTCCATGCTCTTGGCTTTGACTTAATTTGGTACGGCGTGCTCTACACTATTACCTGTCAGATTGCCTATATGACACCGCCATTTGGCTATAACCTCTTTCTAATGCGCGCCATGGCACCACCAGAAATTTCACTGCGGGATATCTACAGCTCTATCGGTCCCTTTGTGGGCATTATGCTGCTCGCACTTATTCTGATTATGGCTTTCCCACAGATCGCGCTGTGGTTACCCAACTATGTTTATGGATAG
- a CDS encoding TRAP transporter small permease subunit, which translates to MPGFIISYIKYVDKFNYFIGRIAMYGIFIMVGVLLWSSISKTFFMPSLWTLESAQFAMVSYYILGGAYAIQLKANVRMDLFYSEWSIKRRAWVDAFTVFFLIFFLFVLLYGGLESMLYSLEYGQRTRTAWRPLLWPIKAVMCIGFFMMILQAISEFFKDIAIIKGVEVTGIEIKGAQLK; encoded by the coding sequence ATGCCTGGTTTTATTATTTCTTATATCAAGTATGTGGATAAATTTAATTACTTTATTGGCCGTATTGCGATGTATGGGATCTTCATAATGGTCGGCGTACTTTTATGGTCATCCATATCTAAAACCTTTTTTATGCCATCACTCTGGACCCTTGAGTCTGCCCAATTTGCAATGGTTTCCTACTATATCCTCGGTGGTGCTTACGCAATCCAACTAAAAGCTAATGTGCGGATGGACCTTTTTTATAGTGAATGGTCGATTAAAAGGCGCGCTTGGGTCGACGCTTTTACCGTTTTCTTTTTAATTTTTTTCCTATTTGTACTTCTCTATGGCGGGCTGGAAAGCATGCTGTATTCTCTTGAGTATGGACAGCGTACTCGTACCGCTTGGCGCCCACTACTTTGGCCAATAAAGGCTGTTATGTGCATAGGGTTCTTCATGATGATCCTACAGGCTATCTCTGAATTTTTTAAAGATATCGCGATTATCAAAGGAGTAGAAGTAACAGGCATAGAAATCAAGGGAGCACAGCTCAAATGA
- a CDS encoding helix-turn-helix domain-containing protein: MNRHTLNNQAPLWNTIHANDANHQAANLTNWQQEFDQLSSGHFLGVINELHFSHIHTFREDTSHSLRQQCKVEQGGLWLGLSANSKSCRINNEQSTSNQFLCRAGGQDFELLTPDNFSIYGLVLHRSFFTDIIEQAMGDFYVNHSLWLENITQAELQKFRQYLNLLLQPKSNRWSISTHESILQDAVLELLSNGQQTAEVQVTSPQRQRIMARVHEYLTESRLKTPITMSEICAAVHVSRRTLQYTFTQCYGISPKQYIQVTRLNQVRRVLLNNEEFLTISEIAFNYGFFHLGWFCQNYKRLFGETPRQTLQHKSY, from the coding sequence ATGAATAGACATACATTAAATAATCAGGCACCACTGTGGAACACAATTCACGCTAATGATGCAAATCATCAGGCAGCGAACTTGACTAACTGGCAGCAGGAATTTGATCAACTGAGCTCTGGGCACTTTCTGGGTGTTATTAATGAACTGCATTTTTCACATATCCACACCTTTCGTGAAGATACTAGCCATAGTTTGCGGCAGCAGTGCAAAGTAGAGCAAGGCGGACTTTGGCTAGGACTCAGTGCTAATAGTAAAAGTTGCAGAATTAATAATGAACAGAGCACCAGTAATCAGTTTCTATGTAGAGCTGGTGGGCAGGACTTTGAGTTACTCACTCCGGATAATTTCTCTATTTATGGATTAGTGCTGCACCGCAGTTTTTTTACTGACATTATTGAGCAAGCAATGGGAGACTTTTATGTTAACCATAGCCTTTGGCTGGAAAACATAACACAAGCTGAACTACAAAAATTTAGGCAATATCTTAATCTGTTGTTGCAACCAAAAAGTAACCGTTGGAGCATAAGTACTCACGAATCTATTCTACAAGACGCAGTGCTAGAACTCTTAAGTAATGGGCAACAAACAGCAGAGGTTCAGGTTACTTCGCCTCAGCGCCAACGCATAATGGCCCGAGTTCATGAGTATTTAACCGAGTCACGCTTAAAGACTCCTATTACCATGAGCGAAATATGCGCTGCCGTACATGTCAGCCGTCGCACCTTACAATATACTTTTACGCAATGCTATGGGATATCGCCTAAGCAATATATTCAGGTCACCCGTCTTAATCAGGTAAGAAGGGTACTGTTAAATAATGAAGAGTTTTTAACCATTTCTGAGATAGCGTTTAATTATGGTTTTTTTCATTTGGGATGGTTCTGTCAGAACTATAAACGTCTGTTCGGTGAGACGCCAAGACAAACATTGCAACATAAAAGCTACTGA
- a CDS encoding DMT family transporter: protein MNTLLYLATVMLWGTTWIAIHWQVGDVTALVSVFYRFAIAGALFLPILFLLGKLQKTDKRDHCFFLLQGACLFSLNFVCFYTASQYIISGLISVIFALATIFNALNQWLIWRDKPTVTIYLAGLLGLSGLVLLFWQQLSVATSIQDLIYGIGFSVAGTYCFSLGNMISVRHSKNGIKPWTSNAYGMIYGVAILLLCIGLSGTQWQWDNRPLYLASLIYLAIPGSIIGFTVYLALVARIGANQAAYTTVLFPIVALTISIFVEGYTLDITAVLGLILVITGVLVSSRGSQLLAWLRGRRAAA from the coding sequence ATGAACACGTTATTATATCTAGCAACTGTTATGCTTTGGGGTACAACATGGATTGCGATTCACTGGCAAGTAGGCGACGTGACGGCATTGGTGTCGGTATTCTATCGTTTTGCTATTGCTGGCGCTTTGTTCTTACCCATCTTATTTTTATTAGGAAAACTGCAAAAAACAGATAAACGTGATCATTGCTTTTTTCTGCTGCAAGGTGCGTGTTTATTTTCGTTAAACTTTGTTTGCTTTTACACCGCCAGCCAATACATTATTAGTGGTTTAATTTCAGTTATTTTTGCGTTGGCCACCATATTTAATGCCTTAAACCAATGGCTAATTTGGCGTGACAAACCTACCGTCACTATTTATCTAGCTGGGCTTTTAGGTCTGTCTGGCTTGGTATTATTGTTTTGGCAACAGCTTAGTGTGGCAACAAGCATCCAAGATTTAATTTACGGCATAGGCTTTTCGGTTGCCGGCACTTACTGCTTCTCGTTAGGTAATATGATTTCGGTACGCCACAGCAAAAACGGCATAAAGCCATGGACCAGCAATGCCTACGGTATGATTTACGGTGTAGCCATTTTATTGCTATGTATTGGCCTAAGCGGCACACAGTGGCAATGGGACAATCGCCCACTCTATTTAGCCAGCTTAATCTACTTAGCCATACCGGGTTCTATTATTGGCTTTACGGTTTACCTAGCACTAGTTGCCCGCATAGGCGCTAACCAAGCGGCCTACACCACAGTACTATTCCCAATTGTTGCACTAACCATTTCAATTTTTGTTGAAGGTTACACCTTAGATATAACTGCAGTTCTGGGTTTAATATTGGTTATAACTGGTGTTTTAGTGTCAAGTCGTGGCTCGCAATTGCTGGCTTGGTTGCGCGGTAGACGAGCGGCGGCGTAG
- a CDS encoding DUF4403 family protein encodes MKIFLVLSLFLACVQTVHAQSVTDEFIIALVDKHLPKVLHQEKATRWAMGTYDLTVTKTGGAKFSSTHKYLSLTVPVKVVMTGQVNKQLLGQKILLNCSSEIITQTRIDIEPIINPPTSRANVEVSVPVPESNLNCDGLKLPIKPLLEQLVATEKKEWQQKLEQDILAMFQQVGI; translated from the coding sequence ATGAAAATTTTTCTAGTACTAAGTCTTTTTTTGGCTTGTGTACAAACAGTTCATGCACAAAGTGTTACTGACGAATTTATTATCGCTTTGGTCGATAAACACTTACCCAAAGTTTTACATCAAGAAAAAGCCACAAGATGGGCAATGGGCACTTATGATTTAACCGTCACCAAAACCGGAGGAGCTAAATTTTCTAGTACCCACAAATATTTAAGCTTAACAGTACCCGTTAAAGTGGTAATGACAGGGCAAGTAAATAAACAACTATTAGGTCAAAAAATACTGCTCAATTGTTCATCTGAAATAATCACCCAAACTAGAATCGATATTGAACCTATTATTAACCCGCCAACATCAAGAGCCAATGTTGAAGTATCGGTACCTGTACCCGAGTCAAACTTAAATTGTGATGGCTTAAAATTACCTATCAAACCACTACTAGAGCAACTTGTAGCCACCGAAAAAAAGGAATGGCAGCAAAAGCTTGAGCAAGACATTCTAGCAATGTTCCAACAAGTCGGCATATAA